The genome window TTCATGCCTGCCCCGGCTGCCACAATCCCATTACCTGGGATATTTGCGGCGGTTTGCCCTTTGATGCGAAAGCCAAGGCTGAGTTGTGGGAAGTCCTAGGCCGGGAGTATATCGACGGTATTACGCTGTCTGGCGGAGATCCGCTCCATCCGCAGAACCGGCCGGAGGTGGAGATACTTTTGGCGGAGATTCGACGAGAGTTCCCGGATAAAAGTGTTTGGCTCTATACCGGCTATTTATGGGAGGAAATTAAGGATTTGCCGCTGATGCGGTCAGTGGACGTGGTAGTTGACGGCAGGTTTGAACGGGATAAGTTCAGCCCGGAACGGCCTTGGGTCGGTTCCTCCAATCAGAGAGTGATTGCGGTTGGCCCGAGCCTGGTGCAGGAGCAGGTTATTTTATATGAAGGATAGATGAATAAGGTCGACTAAGGTCGGCTGGCGGGAAGCACCCTTTTGCCGGATAAACCGGCAGAAGGGTGCTTTTTCAATGTATTTTTTTATGTATTTTAGGGAAAATGAACAAGAAATAAATTGAAAATCCTATGGATAGTAAAAAAGAACTATAAAGAAAATAAGACTTTTAATGAATAAAAAGCAAAAAATGAATAGACAAAAATGCAAAAGTTGGATATAATAAGAATAAGCAGTTACAAGGTTTACATAGGTCATAAGAACTATTAATGGTCTTGAAATAAAGGTATAAATACCTACGACAAGCTGACGAAATGGCTTGCAGATGGGGTTGGAATATGACAGAAGAAAAAGCAAGGGATTTAAAGAAATACCCATTATATTATCCGCTGGTTATGGGTGCACTGTTAGTGCATGTTATCTGTCAGGTTTTGTTTCTTTACTGGAACGAGCCGGTGATGAAGTTTTATAATCTGTTCAGTATTGCCGTTTTTGCAGCGGGTTTGCGATATATCCGCCGGTATCAGAAGCGGGTTGTTTTTATTGTTTTAGTGGAAGCGACCATTTTTGTGATGCTGGCGACGATTACGATGGGCTGGGACTATGGTTTTCAGAACTGGATGTTTGCTTTTCTGATTGTTGAATTGACGGTGCCGTTTAAGGAGCGAAACCCCTTTTATGTGCTCGGCGTATTGCAGTCTGTTCTGTACATTGCCCTTTCTTTTGCTATCAAACAGAAAATGGAGTGGGAAGTTTTATTTCACTTGGACATGATGTTTATTTCTTTAAATATGGCGGCGGTTTTTGCGGTGATTTTCTTTTCCGAGCGGGTACTGGGGCTGTCCAAAGCGATTGAGTTCTTTTTCCTGCAAAAGGAAATGGACGAGATGCGAGAGAGCATTTCCCGGGATGAGCTGACGGGTCTGGTCAGCCGACGGCGGATGAATCAGATCTTAGCGGAGATGAATGATCGCCTGCAAAGAGAGAATATGAAGTTTTATTTGATTTTTGCCGACATTGATCATTTTAAAAATATCAATGATGCTTACGGCCACGAGTTCGGCGACTGCGCTTTGAAACAGGTGTCGAATATTTTGAACCGCGAGCTACGGGGCGATGATATCGTGGCGCGCTGGGGTGGTGAAGAGTTTTTGATTTTGCTGCGCAGCAAAGCAAATGGCAAAGGGCCGTTGGCGGTTGCCGATGTGAAGGAAATTTTAAACCGGGTGCGCCGGAAGGTTGAGGAAACGCCGCTTTGCCGTCAGGGGGAGGATATTGCCATCACCATTACTTTCGGGGGCGTTGGTTCGGACAATTACCGGGATGTCTATGAGATGATTCGCCGGGCTGACGAGCAGATGTATAACGGCAAAAAAGCCGGTCGCAACCGGGTGCAAATTGAGGAGTAATTTGCCGGTTTTGGCGGAAATGTGTTTTGTATTTATGTACAGTTCAGGCAAGTCATTCGTAATTCCTTGCAGTGTCGGCGAATTACCGGTGCGGGCGGAAATGCCTGCCGGCTTGAACTGTAACTTCAATTCTTGAAAAAAAGCAGAGATAGGATTATAATAAGAAATGAGCCTTGCGCTAAGGTGCATTTCTTTTTTTCGTTTTAGAGATTGAAAAGAAAATAGCGGCCGGAAAAAATAAAGTCTTTGGGCCGGTGGCAGCAGCCGCGGGCGCTAAAGTACCAAGCGCAGAGAGCGGCGGGACATTCGGGCGGGAAAGTCAAAACAGAAATCAGAAAAAGGGGAACATTATGCGGGAAAGCTGGAAGAACATTGATAAAAAGCTGCTGGTGAGGAGAGCTTTTTTGATTTTACTGGATATTTTATTAATTAATTTAGCGGCAGGCTGTGCCCTGCTGGTGCGCTTTGATTTTAGTCTGAGCAATATTCCCGGCGGGTACAGCGAGGCGGTGTTTCGGTATGCCCCGATTAATATCGTCGTTACCTTGGGTCTGTTTTGGCTGTTTCGGCTGTATCACAGCCTGTGGAAATATGCCGGCATCGAGGAGCTGACCAATGTAGCCTATGCCTGCGCCTTTTCGGCAGCTGCTCAATGGGGCGGAATGATGGCCTTGGGAGTGCATGTGCCGCGCAGCTTTCATCCGCTGTACTTGGGCTTTTTGCTCTTTTTGGCGGCGTCTTCCCGTTTTGCCTATCGTTTTCTGCGGGCCTTAAATAATCGCTACCGCAATGACCGCAAACGGCGGACGATGATTATCGGCGCGGGCGAAGCGGCGAATGCGATTATCAAGGAGATTAACAACAGCCAGTATCTGGACGGGAAAATCGTCTGTGCGATTGACGATAACCGCAGTAAGATCGGCAGCTATATTCAGGGGGTTAAGGTCACCGGCGCCAGAGAAGATATCCTTGACATGGTAAACAAATATGAAGTGACCGATATCATTATTGCCATTCCCTCGTATTCCAAGGAGCATTTGAAACCGATTCTGGATATCTGTAAGCAGACGGAGTGTTCCCTCAAGATTTTGCCGGGCATGTATCAGTTGATTAACGGACAGGTCAGTGCTTCGCAGCTGCGGAGTGTCGATATTGAGGACTTGGTGGGTCGGGATACGGTTGATTTAGACTTAGGCAGTATTATGAATTATGTCGGCGGCAAAACGGTGATGGTGACCGGCGGCGGCGGGTCGATCGGCAGCGAGCTCTGCCGGCAGCTGGCAAAATATCAGCCGGCCCGGTTGATGATTGTTGATTTTTACGAGAATAACGCTTACGATATTGAGCAGGAGTTAAAGGCCAAATATAAGGATTTGAACTTAACGGTGCTGATTGCTTCGGTTTGTGATGAAAAGCGAATGGCGGCTATTTTTGAGAAGTACCGGCCGGATATTGTGTATCATGCGGCGGCGCATAAGCATGTGCCGCTGATGGAAGGAAGTCCGAACGAAGCGATTAAAAACAATGTTTTCGGTACGCAGACAATGGCGGAGCTGGCCGACCGCTACGGAGTCAAGCGCTTTGTTTTGATTTCGACCGATAAGGCAGTCAATCCGACGAACATTATGGGAGCATCGAAGCGGATTTGCGAGATGCTGATTCAAAGCTTTGATAAAAAGTCCAAAACCGAGTTTGCGGCTGTACGTTTTGGAAATGTTTTGGGCAGCAACGGCAGTATTGTGCCGCTGTTCCGCAAGCAGATTCTGCGGGGCGGGCCGGTCACGGTCACGCATCCTGATATTATCCGTTATTTCATGACAATTCCGGAGGCGGTGGCTTTGGTGCTGCAGGCGGGAGCGCTGGCCGGCGGCGGTGAGATTTTTGTGTTGGATATGGGGGAGCAGGTCAAAATTGTAGATTTGGCTCGGAACCTGATTCGGCTGATGGGTTTTGTGCCCGACCGGGATATTAAGATTGAATATATTGGCCTCCGGCCGGGTGAAAAGCTGTATGAGGAGTTTTTAATGGCTGAGGAGGGCTTACAGGAAACCAGCAATAAGCTGATTCATATCGGCCGGCCGATTCCGATGGAGGAGGAAGTCTTTGCTGCCAATTTAGCTAAGCTCAGGCAGGCGGTCGAAGAAGAAGGCGAAATCAAAGAGATTGTTAAAAGCCTTGTGCCGACTTACCGGATGGACGGGCAGGAGTAGGCGCTGCATACCATGGGTGAGCGGGCGCTGATAGAAGATATTGATGAATATATAGCGGTACTTGCGGCCAGGGAAACGCAAGGGGAATAAGATTTGCTTGTGCTTTTGGTAAAAAACGGCTATAATAAAGGTTGGAGCAGACAGACAGCTGACGGTGAGGAAATGTTATGGCATATAAATTATTGGTAGTGGACGATGAAAGCAATATCGTGGACATTTTGCGGTTTAATTTGGAAAAAGAAGGCTTTGAAGTGCATACCGCTGAAAACGGCAGGCAGGGCTATGAGCTTTTTAAAAAAGAAAAGCCGGATTTGCTGCTGCTGGATATCATGATGCCGGAATTGGACGGTTTTGGCCTGTGCAAGATGATTCGGGAAGAATCCAATGTGCCGATTATCATGTTGACGGCTCGGGCGGAGGAAGTCGACAAGGTGCTGGGACTGGAGTTTGGAGCGGATGATTACATCACCAAGCCTTTCAGCGTCAGAGAATTGATTGCCAGAGTCAAGGCCAATCTGCGCCGGCAAAATATGGAGGGGCAAAGCATCGGTCTGCCGGATAAAATTTTACGCTTCGGGAAATTAGAGGTCGATACGGTACAGTACAAAGTGACCAAAGACAAGGCCGAGATTGATTTGACGGTTCGTGAGTACGAATTGCTTAAGTTTTTAATGGAGCAGGGCAATCAAATCTTTACCCGCGAGCAGCTTTTGGAGCAGGTTTGGGGCTATGAATACTATGGCGATGTGCGGACGGTTGACGTCACGGTACGTCGGCTTCGGGAAAAAATTGAGGATGAGCCGAGCAATCCCATTTATATTTTAACTAAGCGGGGCGTGGGCTATTATTTTAATCCGAAGAAAACCGGAGTTTAGGGAGAATATATGCATTTAAGAAGTATACGCTGGCGCTTGGTGACGATTTATGTTTTGCTGGTAATTATTGTCATGATGGCCAGCGGAACCTTGATTGTATATCTGACCAGAGATAATGAGTATAAGGTGATCAAAAACGATCTGCGGCATCTGGCGGCACTGGCGACCGCCATTTCCGCCGAGGATGACGCATCGGCGGAAGCGCTGGAAAAACAGTATATGAACCTGCTGATGCAGGGGCGGCTGGGTCAGCCGGCCTCGGACAGTATTATTTGTATGCTGCGGCCAAACGGGGAAGTGATTTATACGACCTCGGAGGTGGAAACGGCCAAGCGGATTCTGACGCCGCAGACCATGGCGGCGGCTATGGGCAATACGCTGGAGGAGTTTGACCGGGTCGGCAACATTCGGGAAAATGACCGAATGATGGGATTGGCCTTGCCGGTCAAGGACAACCGGGGCGAAGTCGCCTTTATTCTTTATTTTTTAAAGGGAACCGAGCAGGTGGAAGAAAACATCCGGCGGACGGTTTATGTCATTGCGGTTTCGGTTTTGCTGGCAATCGGGCTGGCGATGTTTTTGGGCTATGTTTTTGCCGGATATTTGACTCGGCCGATTCGTTCGCTTTCCAGGCGGGCTAAGGATATGGCGGCCGGAAACCTGAAAAACCCGATTCCGGTGCTGTCCAATGATGAAATTGGCGATTTGACCGATAATTTTAACTATATGGCTAAGTCCTTGAACCGGACGATGGAACAGATGGCCGGGGAAAAGAACAAGATGGAAACCATTATTCATTATATGACCGACGGGATTCTGGTCTTTGATGAAGAGGGCCAGATTATTCATAAAAATCCGGCTTCGATGCGGATGCTGGATTTCCGCGGTGCTAAAAATTATGAGGAAGTTTTTGATGAAGCCCTGAAAATGTCGTATCGGGAGCTGACCGGGAAGATGGAACAGGGTCAGCTAAAGTTTACTTTGGAAAAGGAAAATCAATATTTTAATGTGGCGTTTGCCCGATATTTCAGTGACGACCGGGTGGCCCGAGGAGTGATTTGCGTTATTCAGGACGTCACAGAGCATAAAAAGCTGGAGCAGATTCAAAAAGAGTTTGTGGCCAATGTTTCGCATGAACTGCGGACGCCGATTACAACGGTGAAAAGCTATGCCGAAACTTTGCTGGATTTGCCGCCGGAGGATATTGAGAACCGGGAACGGTTTTTGACCGTTATTAATTCGGAAAGCGACCGGATGACGGCTTTGGTTCAGGATTTACTGGACTTATCTAAGCTTGATAACAAAAAGATTGGTTTTCAGATGGAGCAGATTGAACTGACAGCGCTGGTCCGCGGCGAGGTAGAGGGCTACCAGATTCATGCCCGTAAAAAAGGACAGCAACTCTTATTTGAAGCTGAGGAAAACTATTATATTTACGGCGATCCCGGTCGGGTATCGCAGGTTTTTCGCAATTTGATTTCCAATGCCGTTAAATACAGCGGTGAGGGCAGTCAGGTTAAGGTGTCGTTATCCGCGGAAGAAAGTTTTGTGGTCGGTAAGATTCAGGATCAGGGGATCGGAATCGCGCCGGAGGATTTGCCACGGGTATTTGAGCGCTTTTACCGGGTCGATAAGGCCCGCTCCCGGGCGATGGGCGGAACGGGATTGGGACTGGCGATTGTCAAGGAGATTATGCAGTATCACGGCGGCCGGGTTGAGGTCACATCGGAGCTGGGGAAGGGGAGTTGTTTTTATTTATATTTTCCCTGTTGAGTGGGATTTTTGGCGACGTTCCGTCAGCCTTATTCGTAACCTATCCGTTAGCGGATTGTAACGGTTTTGTAATATAAATCCGGTATAATGTGTACCAATCAGGGAAATATTCTAAACTGTAACAGATAAAAGGAGAAAGGAGCGAATATGAAAAAAAACAGGCTTGGATTGTTTTTTATTTGTTTGATATGGACGTTCCTCTTTTCTTTTGCTGCCGAGGCGAGCACCTTCGCAAACGGTGGGGTTCGTGAAACCGCAGGCAATAAAGTTATGACAAACAAGGCAACGGAAGAAAAAGCTGCGCTGGGTCAGGCGGAAAAGCTGGAAGCAGCCGGTATTGCGGCCGAAAGTTTACTGCAATATGTGCAGGAATTGGAAGAAGGTCTGAAAACGGAAGAAAACGGCGTGGCGGAGCAAATCGGCTCTTTGACATTGACTGAGGGAATCGGTAAAAAAAGAACGAAGCTTTTCAGCGGCAGCCGCAAGCTCTTAGGAAGCGGCGGCAAGGAAGATCGGGTTGATTTGGTGCTGTTTTATTTGCCGGCCAAAGAAGACGACAAAACCGAGCCGATGATTTTGCAGATCGATCAGTATACCATCGGAGCCAGCAAGTTGTTCAGCGCTGAGATTGAATTAAACCGTGTCGGGGTCAATTACCTGCTGATTCAAGTCGGCGGGGAAAACCAAAAACTGTCTTATCAGCTCTACCAGATTATTGTCGAGGACATTAAAACCAAAGACAAATTGGAAAGCATGACATTAAAGTTTAAAAAATAGTTTTGCGCAGCCGGAGGCCGATAAAATGTATGAGCAGACGGTACGCAAGCGGGGCGGTTGTGAATACGATGCGTGTGCGGCGTGATGACGGGAGTCGCATGGTGCGGCGGATTGGCCGTATGCGCAGCCAAGAATCGAAAGAAAAGAATTGGAATGGAGCAAAGATGAGCGGCAAAACAGCGATTAAGTCGATGACATTAGCAGTGCTTATTTTAGTGAGTCTTTTGCAGATTGAAAGGTTATGGTTTGAAAACCATGGCCTTTTTTCTTCTGCGGTACAGAAACAAACGGCGGAGCAGGCCTTGCAGGACCTGATTATGGAGCCGGAATATATTGCCCTGCATAAGGGAGAAATCAAAGGGGAGTACCATGTGCTTGACTCAGCCGGGATTTTATTCAGTTCGATTTTAAAAGATACCGGCCGGGTGATTCGCCAGCTTGAGAAAATGTCGGTGATAAATCAATATGATTATCCGGTTTTGTTTGAGCAGCCGCATATTTTGTATCATTTTTCGGTACCGATTTCGGCGGAAACGATTGGCCGGATTGCGCAAATAAAGATGCCGAAAGAGGCAGCGGAGATTACCGGCATGGCTTTGGTTCCGGCAGGATTAGCCGAGAACCGCTTTTTGCTGCTCTTTTTTGATAAGGACACGACTTTGGTCAAGGGTTTTTCTGTTTTAAAAAATGATTTATCCGATGAAAATGAAGTTTTCAGCCGTTATATCAGCGGTCAGGTTTCCGCCGGTAATCTCCGGCTGTCCGCCAAACAGCAGGGGCTGGCTGATTTTGCCGGTGAGGTGCTGCTGCCGGCACCGAAACAAAACTATATTTTGCCCCAGGAATGGAAATGGGAAGCGCCTTATCTGCTGGAGGCAGACGGGCGGCTCATGATTGATACCGACCGGTTGTCGGAATATATCTTTTTCTTTGTTAAAAACCCGCGAATTTTATGGAGTATTCTGGAGGCGGAAAGAGCCCGCTATGGTGATTCATCAACACTCGTGGAGTATAACACCAAAGGGATATTTACCTATCGCTTGGCTCAGGCAGTTGAAAAAAGGAGCGAGGCTC of Lachnospiraceae bacterium oral taxon 500 contains these proteins:
- the nrdG gene encoding anaerobic ribonucleoside-triphosphate reductase activating protein, with amino-acid sequence MRYHNITKDDMNNGEGLRVVLWLAGCVHACPGCHNPITWDICGGLPFDAKAKAELWEVLGREYIDGITLSGGDPLHPQNRPEVEILLAEIRREFPDKSVWLYTGYLWEEIKDLPLMRSVDVVVDGRFERDKFSPERPWVGSSNQRVIAVGPSLVQEQVILYEG
- a CDS encoding GGDEF domain-containing protein; the encoded protein is MACRWGWNMTEEKARDLKKYPLYYPLVMGALLVHVICQVLFLYWNEPVMKFYNLFSIAVFAAGLRYIRRYQKRVVFIVLVEATIFVMLATITMGWDYGFQNWMFAFLIVELTVPFKERNPFYVLGVLQSVLYIALSFAIKQKMEWEVLFHLDMMFISLNMAAVFAVIFFSERVLGLSKAIEFFFLQKEMDEMRESISRDELTGLVSRRRMNQILAEMNDRLQRENMKFYLIFADIDHFKNINDAYGHEFGDCALKQVSNILNRELRGDDIVARWGGEEFLILLRSKANGKGPLAVADVKEILNRVRRKVEETPLCRQGEDIAITITFGGVGSDNYRDVYEMIRRADEQMYNGKKAGRNRVQIEE
- a CDS encoding nucleoside-diphosphate sugar epimerase, producing the protein MRESWKNIDKKLLVRRAFLILLDILLINLAAGCALLVRFDFSLSNIPGGYSEAVFRYAPINIVVTLGLFWLFRLYHSLWKYAGIEELTNVAYACAFSAAAQWGGMMALGVHVPRSFHPLYLGFLLFLAASSRFAYRFLRALNNRYRNDRKRRTMIIGAGEAANAIIKEINNSQYLDGKIVCAIDDNRSKIGSYIQGVKVTGAREDILDMVNKYEVTDIIIAIPSYSKEHLKPILDICKQTECSLKILPGMYQLINGQVSASQLRSVDIEDLVGRDTVDLDLGSIMNYVGGKTVMVTGGGGSIGSELCRQLAKYQPARLMIVDFYENNAYDIEQELKAKYKDLNLTVLIASVCDEKRMAAIFEKYRPDIVYHAAAHKHVPLMEGSPNEAIKNNVFGTQTMAELADRYGVKRFVLISTDKAVNPTNIMGASKRICEMLIQSFDKKSKTEFAAVRFGNVLGSNGSIVPLFRKQILRGGPVTVTHPDIIRYFMTIPEAVALVLQAGALAGGGEIFVLDMGEQVKIVDLARNLIRLMGFVPDRDIKIEYIGLRPGEKLYEEFLMAEEGLQETSNKLIHIGRPIPMEEEVFAANLAKLRQAVEEEGEIKEIVKSLVPTYRMDGQE
- a CDS encoding DNA-binding response regulator — translated: MAYKLLVVDDESNIVDILRFNLEKEGFEVHTAENGRQGYELFKKEKPDLLLLDIMMPELDGFGLCKMIREESNVPIIMLTARAEEVDKVLGLEFGADDYITKPFSVRELIARVKANLRRQNMEGQSIGLPDKILRFGKLEVDTVQYKVTKDKAEIDLTVREYELLKFLMEQGNQIFTREQLLEQVWGYEYYGDVRTVDVTVRRLREKIEDEPSNPIYILTKRGVGYYFNPKKTGV